The Bradyrhizobium barranii subsp. barranii genome segment CAGGAAGGCCGCAGCGGTGACGCTGCGGCCTTTTTGCATCGGCACAATGGTCTCGGCGGTTGTCGTTTCTCGCGTCAGTCCGATTCGTGGCACAGGCACCCTGCACCGGCGGCTCCCGTATTAATCCGGGCGGCTCTGTGCACTTTGGAATGAAAATAATGTGATCGAGAAGCAACACAGGCGGACAACCTTCTGTAGAATCGTCAGAACGCCTAAAAAGTCGGCAGATGCTCGTGATTTTTGCTTCACGGTTCGCATCCTCCCATCCAGATTGTCGCGGTAACGAAATTTTGCAGACACGTCGTACGCCCGGGGGGCTTCCGGGAAACCGACTGGGTAGAACTGGTGATGGGGATCGAAATGAAAAAAGTGGCTTTGTTGGCAACGGCGCTGGCAATGGTGACGGGTTCGGCTTTCGCGGCAGACATGCCGGTCAAGGCTCTGAAGGCCCCGCCGCCGCCCGCCTTTGACCCCTGGGATGTCGCCTTCGGCGCCGGCATCATGAGCGATTACATCTTCCGCGGCGTCACTCAGTCGAACCACAATCCGTCGGTCGCGGCCTATTTCGAGCCGCGCTACAACGTCAACAAGGACCTCCAGCTCTACGTCGGTGCGTCCGCGGAGAGCATCTCGTTCCCGAACCGCGCCGCGGCTGAAGTCGACATCTACGGCGGTATCCGCCCGACCTTCGGCATGTTCGCCTTCGACTTCGGTATCTGGGGCTACCTCTATCCGGGCGGAAGCTGCTTCGGTTCGCAGGGCACCCTCGCCCAGGGCAATTGCGGGACCGGCCTCGACAATTCGCAGGGCGCGATCGGCCTTCCGATCAACGGCAACTTCGCCAAGAAGGACGCAAGCTTCTACGAAGTCTACGCCAAGCTGAATCTCAACATCAACGACCAGTGGGTCGTTGGTTTCAACGAGTACTATTCGCCGAACTTCCTGAACCTCGGTGCCTGGGGCAACTACGCCTCGATCACCGCCAAGTGGACCGCGCCGAGCACCACGTTCGGTGCCAGCGGCGTCGGCATGTATGTGTCGGGTGAATTCGGCCGTCAGTGGCTCGGCACGTCCGACATCTTCTACGGCATTGCCGGCGACCCGCTGTATTCCAACGGCATCAAGGAGCCGAGCTACAACACCTGGAACGTCGGCGTCGGCTTCACCTACAAGGTGTTCACGCTCGATCTGCGCTACTACGACACCGACCTCTCGAAGGGTAACTGCAACGCCTTCACCAGCGACTTCTCGGCCACCAACTCCAGCCCCGGTTTCGTGACGCCCATCAATGGCGGCGCGAACGCGGCCACGGCGTTCGGCTCCAACTGGTGCAGCGCGGCCGGCGTCGCCAAGCTCTCGGTCGACCTGACGGCGATGACCAACCTGAAGTAAGTTTCTTCCCGAGACGACCTAACGAGGGCGGCAGAGCAATCTGCCGCCCTTTTGCTTTGGGCGTAGGGTCGTCTGTGAGAGCGCGTAGGGTCGTCTGTGAGAGCGCTCGGCCTGCATTGGTTCGAGACGCGCCGTAAGGGCGGCGCTCCCCACCATGAGGGTCTAGGATCTTGCCGC includes the following:
- a CDS encoding TorF family putative porin — its product is MKKVALLATALAMVTGSAFAADMPVKALKAPPPPAFDPWDVAFGAGIMSDYIFRGVTQSNHNPSVAAYFEPRYNVNKDLQLYVGASAESISFPNRAAAEVDIYGGIRPTFGMFAFDFGIWGYLYPGGSCFGSQGTLAQGNCGTGLDNSQGAIGLPINGNFAKKDASFYEVYAKLNLNINDQWVVGFNEYYSPNFLNLGAWGNYASITAKWTAPSTTFGASGVGMYVSGEFGRQWLGTSDIFYGIAGDPLYSNGIKEPSYNTWNVGVGFTYKVFTLDLRYYDTDLSKGNCNAFTSDFSATNSSPGFVTPINGGANAATAFGSNWCSAAGVAKLSVDLTAMTNLK